In one window of Frigoriglobus tundricola DNA:
- a CDS encoding pentapeptide repeat-containing protein, with product MRKSLEGTWLFLESQHADVPRHPDGRPFIRDRVPSVHDEEPLGFSYFRSGLEGADRSHLTMPRTLFSRSWLVGTTFAGTDLSESCMCWNDFDACDFSGADLSGCDMRASHFRGCKFAGALLRGADLRRSSFEGCDFTGADLLGAVAEAGDSDGCVHDSLSREQQAVMALSPDEGPEPPGG from the coding sequence ATGCGGAAGTCGCTGGAAGGCACCTGGCTGTTCCTGGAGTCGCAGCACGCGGATGTACCCCGCCATCCCGACGGTCGCCCGTTCATCCGGGACCGGGTGCCCAGCGTCCACGACGAGGAACCGCTCGGGTTCAGCTACTTCCGATCCGGTCTGGAGGGCGCCGACCGTAGCCACCTGACCATGCCCCGCACCTTGTTCAGCCGGTCATGGCTGGTGGGCACCACCTTCGCCGGCACCGACCTGTCCGAGTCGTGCATGTGCTGGAACGACTTCGACGCGTGCGACTTCAGCGGGGCCGATCTGTCCGGGTGCGACATGCGGGCGTCGCACTTCCGGGGGTGCAAGTTCGCCGGGGCGTTACTGCGAGGCGCGGACCTCCGCAGGTCGTCGTTCGAGGGCTGCGACTTCACCGGGGCCGACTTGTTGGGAGCGGTGGCCGAGGCCGGGGACTCCGACGGGTGCGTCCACGACTCTCTCAGCCGGGAGCAACAGGCGGTCATGGCGTTGTCGCCGGACGAGGGGCCAGAGCCGCCCGGCGGGTAG